The Triticum dicoccoides isolate Atlit2015 ecotype Zavitan chromosome 6A, WEW_v2.0, whole genome shotgun sequence genome has a window encoding:
- the LOC119318835 gene encoding AP2-like ethylene-responsive transcription factor CRL5, whose protein sequence is MAVEHDEAAASVTASRKKRAASRPASNGGEATACPGSSSRPRAVHRMRPGKHTVQIRVRGQQQSAGEAAGAYGAAAIRLHAAAAKANLKHPAAAVTKSRSGLFGVHGTPSGEHGAQIWPCIAAEEAARAGEAAAVGLHRATAAFTDSIQHGDDGDAPLLRVSCEGEAPGNAERNKKKRAAPRSGFRGVYRHPRSGRYSAQIRDPERRAKQFWLGSFATGEEAARAYDVAAVMLYGDKAVTNYEQPPTAAIDGEESPMDLFPELRSNIQAWRKALGARSRHAGVYPFHGEYSAQIWDPVRRADQGLGSFGAAEETAGAYDAAAVRMHGAAAETNFKQPPRSAAAADDGEVSAMDLNDFLEMPALDFFPDSTTPDAQLDDLSTGLPLVELQQVDELLKDMGFTDMVARA, encoded by the coding sequence AGCGGGCGGCGTCCAGGCCGGCCTCCAACGGAGGGGAGGCGACGGCTTGCCCGGGCTCCTCGTCGCGACCCCGCGCCGTGCACCGGATGCGCCCCGGGAAGCACACGGTGCAGATCAGGGTCCGGGGGCAGCAGCAATCCGCCGGTGAGGCTGCCGGAGCGTACGGCGCGGCGGCCATCAGGCTGCACGCCGCGGCCGCCAAGGCCAACCTCAAGCATCCTGCGGCTGCTGTGACGAAGTCCCGGTCGGGGCTCTTCGGCGTGCACGGGACCCCGAGCGGAGAGCACGGGGCGCAGATctggccctgcatcgccgccgaggaggccgcccgagcgggcgaggcggcggccgtCGGGCTGCACCGCGCGACGGCGGCCTTCACCGACTCCATCCagcacggggacgacggggacgcgcCGCTCCTGCGCGTCTCCTGCGAGGGCGAGGCGCCGGGGAACGCCGAGAGGAATAAGAAGAAGCGGGCCGCGCCCAGGTCGGGGTTCCGCGGCGTGTACCGGCATCCCCGGAGCGGCAGGTACTCCGCGCAGATCCGGGACCCGGAGCGGCGAGCCAAGCAGTTCTGGCTCGGCAGCTTCGCCACGGGCGAGGAGGCCGCGAGAGCCTATGACGTGGCGGCTGTCATGCTGTACGGCGACAAGGCCGTGACCAATTACGAGCAACCACCCACGGCCGCCATCGACGGCGAGGAGTCGCCCATGGACCTCTTCCCGGAGCTGCGCTCGAACATTCAGGCCTGGAGGAAGGCATTGGGCGCTCGGTCGAGGCACGCCGGCGTGTACCCGTTTCACGGGGAGTACTCGGCGCAGATCTGGGACCCGGTGCGGCGAGCTGACCAGGGGCTCGGCAGCTTCGGCGCCGCTGAGGAGACCGCCGGAGCATACGACGCAGCGGCTGTCAGGATGCACGGCGCGGCGGCCGAAACCAACTTCAAGCAACCACCACGCTCGGCCGCTGCTGCGGATGACGGTGAGGTGTCGGCCATGGACCTCAACGACTTCCTGGAGATGCCGGCGCTCGACTTCTTCCCTGACAGCACCACCCCAGATGCACAGCTCGACGATCTCTCGACTGGCTTGCCCCTGGTGGAGTTGCAGCAGGTGGATGAGCTCCTCAAGGACATGGGCTTCACCGACATGGTGGCCAGGGCTTAA